The proteins below come from a single Peromyscus maniculatus bairdii isolate BWxNUB_F1_BW_parent chromosome 13, HU_Pman_BW_mat_3.1, whole genome shotgun sequence genomic window:
- the LOC102921317 gene encoding olfactory receptor 9S13-like, with translation MVSPVHRNASLSVVSCGGFVLVGFGGGAEIQALLFAVFLALYIVTVLGNLTMIIVITLDPHLHSPMYFFLKNLSFVDLCLSSIIVPNALANIFSSSKAISFAGCATQFFFFSLLAATEAVLLAVMAYDRFMAICNPLRYPVTMCSMTCTRLVLGTFCVGCLNSIVQTSLTFQLPFCSSNRIDYYFCDVPPLLRLACADTALNELVMFGICGFIIVCAVLVVIISYGYITVTILRMHSASGRHKVFSTCGSHMTAVCLFYGTGFVIYGQPGGVTSMEQGKMVSIFYTLVIPMFNPLIYSLRNKDVKDALRRLGQRHSLVKESSWCHHQKLC, from the coding sequence ATGGTGTCACCAGTCCACAGAAATGCAAGTCTCTCAGTTGTATCTTGCGGGGGGTTCGTGctggtgggatttgggggaggtgcaGAGATCCAGGCCCTGCTCTTTGCTGTCTTTCTGGCCTTGTACATTGTGACCGTCCTGGGCAACCTCACAATGATCATAGTCATCACCCTGGATCCTCATCTACActcccccatgtacttcttcctcaagAACCTGTCCTTTGTTGACCTCTGCCTCTCTTCTATTATTGTGCCCAATGCCCTGGCCAACATCTTCTCCTCTTCCAAGGCCATCAGCTTTGCAGGATGTGCCACTcagttcttctttttctccttgttgGCTGCCACTGAGGCTGTCCTCTTAGctgtgatggcctatgaccgtTTCATGGCCATCTGTAATCCCCTGAGGTACCCTGTTACCATGTGCTCTATGACCTGTACCCGTCTGGTTCTGGGTACCTTCTGTGTGGGCTGCCTGAACTCCATCGTGCAAACCAGCCTCACATTCCAGCTTCCCTTTTGCAGTTCCAACCGCATCGACTACTACTTTTGTGATGTGCCCCCACTGCTCCGGCTGGCTTGTGCAGACACAGCTCTCAACGAGCTTGTCATGTTTGGCATCTGTGGGTTCATTATTGTCTGTGCTGTTCTTGTGGTCATCATCTCCTATGGCTACATCACAGTGACCATCCTCAGAATGCACTCAGCATCAGGGCGACACAAAGTCTTCTCTACCTGTGGCTCCCACATGACAGCTGTGTGCTTGTTTTATGGAACTGGCTTTGTTATATATGGCCAGCCAGGAGGTGTGACATCCATGGAGCAGGGCAAGATGGTGTCCATCTTCTATACCCTGGTCATCCCCATGTTCAACCCCCTCATCTACAGTCTGCGCAACAAGGATGTAAAGGATGCCCTGAGGAGACTGGGTCAGAGACACAGTCTGGTGAAGGAGAGTAGCTGGTGTCATCATCAGAAACTATGCTag
- the LOC102920706 gene encoding olfactory receptor 9S13, whose product MATPVHRNASLSAVSLRVFVLVGFGGGAEIQALLFVVFLVLYVVTVLGNLTMIVVITLDARLHSPMYFFLKNLSFVDLCYSSVIAPNALANFFSSSKVISFEGCATQFFFFSLLATTETFLLAVMAYDRFMAICSPLRYPVTMCHMACVRLVLGTYCVGCLNSIVQTSLTFQLPYCSSNRIDYFYCDVPPLLQLACGSTALNELLLFGLCGFIIVSTTLAVLVSYAYITVTILRMHSGSGRHKVFSTCGSHLTAVSLFYGTLFVMYAQPGAVSSMEQGKVVSVFYTLVIPMLNPLIYSLRNKDVKDALWRLGQRHSLVREGGQ is encoded by the coding sequence ATGGCCACACCAGTCCACAGAAATGCAAGTCTCTCAGCAGTGTCCTTGCGTGTGTTTGTGttggtgggatttgggggaggtgcaGAGATCCAGGCCCTGCTCTTTGTTGTCTTCCTGGTCCTATATGTGGTGACTGTCCTGGGCAACCTCACCATGATCGTGGTCATCACCCTGGATGCCCGCCTGCActcccccatgtacttcttcctcaagAACCTGTCCTTTGTTGACCTCTGCTACTCCTCTGTCATTGCCCCTAATGCCCTGGCcaacttcttttcctcttccaaggTCATCAGCTTTGAGGGCTGTGCCACTcagttcttctttttctccttgttgGCTACCACTGAGACTTTTCTTTTAGCCGTGATGGCCTATGACCGTTTCATGGCCATCTGCAGTCCCCTGAGGTATCCTGTGACCATGTGCCACATGGCATGTGTTCGTCTGGTTCTGGGTACCTACTGTGTGGGCTGCCTGAACTCCATCGTGCAGACCAGCCTCACATTCCAGCTGCCCTACTGCAGTTCCAACCGCATTGACTACTTCTACTGTGACGTGCCCCCACTGCTCCAGCTGGCCTGTGGCAGCACAGCGCTCAATGAGCTCCTtctctttggcctctgtgggttcATCATTGTGAGCACCACGCTAGCTGTCCTGGTCTCCTATGCCTACATCACCGTGACCATCCTCAGGATGCACTCAGGATCCGGGCGGCACAAGGTCTTCTCCACCTGTGGCTCTCACCTGACGGCTGTTTCCTTGTTTTATGGGACTCTTTTCGTCATGTACGCACAGCCAGGAGCAGTGTCATCCATGGAGCAGGGCAAGGTGGTCTCTGTCTTCTACACCCTGGTCATCCCCATGCTCAACCCCCTCATCTACAGTCTGCGCAACAAGGATGTGAAGGATGCCCTGTGGCGGCTGGGTCAGAGACACAGCCTCGTGAGGGAGGGTGGGCAGTGA